ACGCCCATCGCAAGAATGACGACAGCATCCGGCTCGGCCAGGTGCCCGAACATCAGTTCGCGCTGTGGAACCGCTATGATTTCAACCGCAATGTCGGGATGGGTCTGGGCGTTGTCCATCAGTCGAGCCAGTTCGCCGCGATTCGCACCGCGCCCACGACCACCCGGCTGCCCGCCTTCACGCGCGTCGATGCGGCGCTGTTCGTCAAGGCGAACGAGCGGGTTGCATTTCAGGTCAATGTCGAAAATCTGTTCGACGAGCGCTATTTTTCGGACGCGCACAACCTCAACAACATCACGCCGGGGGCGCCGATCAACGCCCGCTTCACGGCGCGCGTCAAATATTGACCGGAATGCGGGAAGGCGGGCGGCCGTCTTCCCGCCCCGGTCGAAATCGCCGCCCGGCGCCCACCTCGCGCTCACGCGTTACGCAGCGGCGCCGGCTTCGGCGTCCATCTCCGCCTCGGCGTCGCGCGCCACGGCGAGCCGCGCGGCCGCTGCTCCGCTCGCCAGCTGGCCGCAGCGCATACAGCGCCCGCTTTCGGCTTCCTCGTCGACCGCCGCTGCGCGCATCCGATAGAGCTTGTCGGCCAGCCTTTCGCGCGCGCTGCCCGGATGGAAGTATTTGATGCCTGCGCCGTCGAAGCGCCAGCCCTCCATATGCTCCTCGGCGCTGATCGCCGCATCGCCGTCATAGCGCGCGTAAAGCGTCCGCGCCGCGCCGCCCTCCCCCAGCTCGCCGCGTTTCAAAAGCAGCCCCAGCATCGCGTCCGACGGCATGATCCGCCGCTCGACCTCCTGCCCGCCGCGCAGGATCACCGTCTCGCGCCCGACCACCGCGCGTTCATAGGCGACCGCCTGCAGCCCGCGCAGCGCCCGCGCCAGCGCGGTCGAACAGGCGCGATCGAATGGCTCGAAGCGCCGCCGCGCGTCGTTCACCGCCTTGCGGCTCATCCCCGCGACGCGCGCCGCATCGGTGACGCACCCCGACTGCGCGAGCACCGCCAGAAACGTCCGCGTCCGCGCCGCGGTCCACCCATCCTCGCGGATGCGCAGGCCCGGCATGAGGGGATTTTCCCTGCCCCCCGCCTCACCGTCCGCCTTGCTCCCCTCCCGCTTGCGGGAGGGGTTGGGGGAGGGCCTGTTTCTCACGTCGCCGCCGCCCGAAACCGCATCCGATTCCCCCCGCGAACTCCGCACCACCTTAGCCGCCATAGCGCCATCTCCCGAATCACTGGAATGAATCGGAATGATTTTGAACCTATTTGGATAATGTAGGAAAGCGAAAAATGTGACGCCCCCCAAATCGTCATCCCGGACTTGATCCGGGATCCATGCGACGACGCAGAAACAGACTGGCGGAGAAACGCCCCTCGACCGAGGGGGACGAAGCGCGAAATTGACCCACCTTCCGTCCCCATGATATGACATTGTCATAGGAGAACGCCCATGGCCTCGCGCGCCGAAAAGCCCGTCACCGTCACCCTCGGCCCGCTCACCCGCGCCGCGCAGGATCGCGTCAAATCGGGCCGCTACGCCTCGGTCAGCGAGGTCGTCCGCGCGGGCCTGCGCGCGCTCGAGCGCGAGGAAGCGCTGCTCGACGAACTGCTCAAGGTCCGCGTTGCCGAAGCCCTCGCCGACCCTCGCCCCGTCCAGCCCGCCGAAGACGTCCGCACCGCCCTCGCCGCCCGCCACGCCAAGCGGACGGGCAAGCCCGCTTGACCAAGCCGCTCCGCACCGTCTGGCGCCAGACCGCAACCGACGACCTCTACCGCCTCTACGACTGATACCGCCTCTACGACTGGATCGCCGACCACGCCGATCCCGACACGGCGTTCGCCTACACCAGCGCGATCGAAGCCCACGCCGCCGACCTCGCCACCTTTCCCGAACGCGGCACCCCACGCGACGACATCGCGCCGGGCGTGCGAACGCTCAATTTTCGCGGGCGGACGGTTATTGCCTATCGGGTGGGGGATGCGGTTGAGGTATTGCGCATTTTCCATGCGGGGCAGGAATTGGGGTTGGTGGAGTGAGCGAGGCAGCCAGGGGAATAACCGTCCCCTGATCCCTAGGTGGGCGAGACGGCTTGGGCCAAAATCAAGCGTTGGCTGTCCTCGGGGATCTGCTTTCGTTCGCTTGGCCACCCCGGTGCTAAAATCCGGCCCGCTTTACGCATGTCATTCACTTGGTGGCCAAGCCAAGATCGCGTGACGGAAAAATCCTCTAGGATAGGAGGCCAAAGGTTTCCCCAAACCATTCCGCTTGAGCCGGCGGTCATTATTTGCGCTCCAAGGGCACGAATGGCATCTTGCCGGCTTTGCCTGATCACCTGAGAGCTTCGATCATTTGGTACCGCATCTTCCCCGTCGGCAAACAAATCTCCAATTGGCGAGCTTTCGGCCCTCTTCTTTGCTTTTGATGCAGACCGAGCCGTTGCTTGCGTGTCCAGCGCTTTCGCCTCGCTGTCTCGGAAGACCTTCAAGCCTTCGGCATGCCTTGAAAGAAAGATTAGCTTGTACAGCGGCCGATTATGAAGAACTTTGTCCACCGTAATAACAGGTGAAAACGAGTAAGCGCCGGTAATCTGTAATGCTTCGGCAGCCAATCTTTCTAGCTTCCGTTCGCGCTCGGAGCCTGAGAGCCCCTCGACCTCTTGGCGCCAACCCACGCTTCCCAATGCGGAAAGCCAATCTTCTAACGCTGGTATAAGGTCAGTACCTGCAAACCGATTAGCAAAATCGAACATGAAATTAACGAGTGCTTCTGCATGTTCCCTCTTAAGAAGAGGGAGCATTGCTCCGATATCTGGAAATCCTTTGGGGTCAATCAGTGTAAAGGAGAACGCTGATTGTGGAATGCACGAAGCGATCCTTGCGGCATGCGCCTCCATCAACCCATTTAAAGGAATAATCTCAATTTTTGGAAACCGCGCTATGGCGCGTTCCAGTTGCGCAAATGAGCTAGGGTCCTTTTCCACGAGGAATGCTCGCATTCTTATATTTCGACCTTTACTGAGGTATAGAAGGCGCTGCGCCGTCATGTGAGTAAGCGCGATACCAAATGAAGTATCGTCGAAGCTTTCTCCCGCGGCAGATTGCCAAGGACCGGCAAAGCCATCGACATAGACGAACTCGTCGTATCGTGAGCACACTTTTCCAATTAGAGATGGAAGATATCGATCAAGAAATGTGTGCTTTACGAGCGCTTGCTCACGCCCAATATAATGTGCGGAGTCAATTGCCATTATCCGGAAGCTGCTTTCATAGAAGGAAAGTCATTCCACTCGCGCCCATCAAGATCTCTACCGCCACTTTTTGGCCTTATACCTCCCCACTGCTTGAAAAAGAAAGATACATTTTGCCTTTCGCATTCGTCTCTGATTTGTCGCGCCCATTCTATATTAAGAATCCGAGCGCCGGGACCACTCTCTCCTCCGGCAATCACCCAATGGATATCTGACAGATCGACCTCTC
This DNA window, taken from Sphingopyxis alaskensis RB2256, encodes the following:
- a CDS encoding type II toxin-antitoxin system ParD family antitoxin gives rise to the protein MASRAEKPVTVTLGPLTRAAQDRVKSGRYASVSEVVRAGLRALEREEALLDELLKVRVAEALADPRPVQPAEDVRTALAARHAKRTGKPA
- the tcmP gene encoding three-Cys-motif partner protein TcmP, which codes for MAIDSAHYIGREQALVKHTFLDRYLPSLIGKVCSRYDEFVYVDGFAGPWQSAAGESFDDTSFGIALTHMTAQRLLYLSKGRNIRMRAFLVEKDPSSFAQLERAIARFPKIEIIPLNGLMEAHAARIASCIPQSAFSFTLIDPKGFPDIGAMLPLLKREHAEALVNFMFDFANRFAGTDLIPALEDWLSALGSVGWRQEVEGLSGSERERKLERLAAEALQITGAYSFSPVITVDKVLHNRPLYKLIFLSRHAEGLKVFRDSEAKALDTQATARSASKAKKRAESSPIGDLFADGEDAVPNDRSSQVIRQSRQDAIRALGAQIMTAGSSGMVWGNLWPPILEDFSVTRSWLGHQVNDMRKAGRILAPGWPSERKQIPEDSQRLILAQAVSPT